From the genome of Spinacia oleracea cultivar Varoflay chromosome 2, BTI_SOV_V1, whole genome shotgun sequence, one region includes:
- the LOC110776276 gene encoding pre-mRNA cleavage factor Im 25 kDa subunit 1 isoform X1, translating to MREGEAVVLANSGGDEHQGDGGSLVDYAVDIYPLSRYYFGTKDALSTKDETPADSLLRLKSNYEVRGLRTSVQGVILVELFKHPHLLLLQVKNTTFNLPGGRLRQGDSGVFVLLFACVVDLEGLQRKLSRKLSPDEGSDNSDEIEWEVGDLLGMWWRPEFEALLYPYLPPNTKQPKECTKLFMVKLPVCRKFIVPKNMKLLAVPLCQVHGNHKTYGSIIAGIPQLLSKYSFNMIEA from the exons atgaGGGAGGGAGAAGCGGTGGTGCTTGCTAATAGCGGCGGCGATGAACACCAAGGAGACGGTGGCAGCTTGGTGGATTATGCGGTGGATATTTACCCTTTAAGCCGTTACTATTTTGGGACTAAAGATGCTCTTTCTACAAAAGATGAGACCCCTGCTGACTCTCTTCTTCGCTTGAAATCCAA TTATGAAGTTCGTGGATTAAGGACTAGCGTTCAAGGTGTTATTTTG GTAGAGTTGTTCAAACATCCACATCTCTTATTACTACAAGTGAAGAATACAACATTTAACCTTCCTGGAGGCCGTTTAAGGCAGGGTGATTCAG GGGTGTTTGTTCTCTTATTTGCTTGTGTAGTAGATCTTGAAGGGTTGCAACGCAAACTTTCGAGGAAGCTATCACCCGATGAAGGTAGTGATAACTCCGATGAGATAGAATGGGAG GTGGGAGATCTCCTTGGAATGTGGTGGAGGCCAGAGTTTGAGGCCTTGCTCTACCCATATTTGCCTCCTAATACTAAGCAACCCAAG GAGTGTACCAAGCTCTTTATGGTGAAGTTGCCAGTATGTCGGAAATTCATTGTGCCAAAGAACATGAAGCTGCTGGCTGTTCCATTGTGCCAGGTTCATGGGAACCACAAG